A portion of the Stigmatella aurantiaca DW4/3-1 genome contains these proteins:
- a CDS encoding ATPase domain-containing protein, whose protein sequence is MIDSSSRPPERVSTGIPGLDTVLCGGFRKARTYMVMGLPGSGKTILANQVCFHHAAEGGRVLYITLLAESHTELVGNLSSLSFFDASRLPETITYLSAFNVLEQGGLEALAELLRREIRNQQVSLLVLDGLVAAEELAPSAQALKKFIHGLQVVTNLVGCTTLVLTTGGGKGIQAEYTMVDGLILLQQRMLGPRALRELIVRKFRGSAHLLGRHSFDITSKGLEVYPRLETITATNAASENAGDARCAFGIPGLDTMLSGGLPMGSTTLLLGPSGSGKTLLGIHFLAEGARRGERSHYFAFYDAPRRMLAQTASVGLDLEPFIAQGSLEVSFRAPTETILDQLGVQLLAAIRERGVRRIFLDGYDALLKASVRRARVARFLAALVNECRARGVTLLLTVETTTAFGPEVKLPMQGISMVAENILFLRSVELHSELRRFISILKERNSDYDGTLRELLISKQGLSVGTSFADAQMLMTGLARVPAAASSTKRPRPRKGK, encoded by the coding sequence ATGATCGATAGCAGTTCACGTCCGCCGGAGCGGGTCTCCACGGGCATCCCTGGCCTCGACACGGTGCTGTGTGGCGGGTTCCGGAAGGCGCGCACGTACATGGTGATGGGCCTGCCGGGCTCGGGAAAGACCATTCTCGCCAATCAGGTGTGCTTCCATCACGCCGCCGAGGGCGGCCGGGTGCTCTACATCACGCTGCTGGCCGAGTCGCATACGGAGCTGGTCGGCAACCTCAGCTCACTCTCGTTCTTCGATGCCTCGCGGCTGCCGGAAACCATCACGTACCTGAGCGCGTTCAACGTGCTGGAGCAGGGGGGGCTGGAGGCCCTGGCAGAGCTGCTCCGGCGGGAGATCCGCAACCAGCAAGTCTCCCTGCTCGTGCTCGATGGGCTGGTGGCCGCGGAGGAGCTGGCCCCTTCGGCCCAGGCGCTCAAGAAGTTCATCCACGGCCTCCAGGTGGTGACGAACCTCGTGGGCTGCACGACGCTGGTGCTCACCACGGGCGGGGGCAAGGGAATCCAAGCCGAGTACACCATGGTGGATGGCCTCATCCTCTTGCAGCAGCGGATGCTCGGCCCGCGCGCCCTCCGCGAGCTCATCGTCCGCAAGTTCCGGGGCAGCGCGCATCTGCTCGGCCGGCACAGCTTCGACATCACCTCCAAGGGACTCGAGGTCTACCCGCGGCTGGAGACCATCACGGCGACGAATGCCGCATCCGAAAACGCGGGAGATGCCCGCTGCGCCTTCGGCATCCCCGGTCTGGACACGATGCTGTCCGGCGGACTTCCCATGGGCTCCACGACCCTCCTGCTCGGCCCGTCTGGCAGTGGAAAGACCCTGCTCGGGATACATTTCCTGGCGGAAGGGGCTCGCCGGGGTGAGCGCAGCCACTACTTTGCCTTCTATGACGCTCCCCGGCGCATGCTGGCCCAGACCGCCAGCGTGGGACTCGACCTGGAGCCGTTCATCGCCCAGGGAAGCCTCGAGGTGAGCTTCCGGGCCCCCACCGAGACCATCCTCGACCAGCTCGGCGTGCAATTGCTGGCGGCCATCCGCGAGCGGGGAGTCCGCAGAATCTTCCTCGATGGCTACGATGCGCTGCTCAAAGCCTCCGTCCGCCGCGCCCGGGTGGCGCGCTTCCTGGCGGCGCTGGTCAACGAGTGCCGGGCCCGGGGGGTGACCTTGCTCCTCACGGTGGAGACGACCACCGCCTTCGGCCCGGAGGTGAAGCTGCCCATGCAGGGCATCTCCATGGTGGCGGAGAACATCCTCTTCCTGCGCTCGGTCGAGCTGCACTCTGAGTTGCGCCGCTTCATTTCCATCCTGAAGGAGCGCAACAGCGACTACGACGGGACCCTGCGCGAGTTGCTCATCAGCAAGCAGGGACTGTCGGTGGGGACCTCCTTCGCCGACGCGCAAATGCTCATGACGGGCCTGGCCCGTGTCCCTGCCGCGGCCTCTTCCACCAAGCGTCCCCGCCCACGCAAAGGGAAGTAG
- a CDS encoding trans-sulfuration enzyme family protein, with protein MASDWDVRTRLVHAEAREEGEPLNPPLVMSTTFRADPEGVGFSSTDMGEQSPFFYARWSTPTVRTLERRLADLEGGEDALCFASGMAAISGLLLHLLKPGDHLILSDVCYAGTAEFARGMLRRYGVEVTPVDLSEPQELRAALRPTTKLVYAETPCNPLLKLTDLAAVSALAHEAGALLAVDATLATPIGLRPLTLGADFVLHSLTKYIGGHGDVLGGVIIGGKSALAALRQEALVHLGAVLHAFPAWLILRSLSTLPQRMAAHAATARAVAGFLETHPRVRRVLYPGLDSHPQAALARQQMSNTSGMVTFQTEEGPAMARQLARKLKLIQYAVSLGKPHSLLFYLPTEDLQRSSFQLPPELLARYRAWAGDGVFRLSVGLEAPEDLIRDLEQALSPADAR; from the coding sequence ATGGCGTCTGATTGGGATGTGCGAACCCGGCTCGTTCACGCCGAGGCCCGCGAAGAAGGAGAGCCCCTCAATCCACCGCTCGTGATGTCCACCACCTTCCGGGCCGACCCCGAGGGCGTGGGGTTCTCCTCCACGGACATGGGCGAGCAGTCGCCCTTTTTCTATGCCCGCTGGTCCACCCCCACGGTGCGCACCCTCGAGCGGCGTCTGGCGGACCTGGAGGGCGGCGAGGACGCGCTCTGCTTCGCCAGCGGCATGGCGGCCATCTCGGGCCTCCTGCTGCACTTGCTCAAGCCTGGAGACCACCTGATCCTCAGCGATGTCTGCTACGCGGGGACGGCGGAGTTCGCGCGGGGGATGCTGCGCCGCTACGGCGTGGAGGTGACCCCGGTGGACCTCTCGGAGCCCCAGGAGCTGCGGGCCGCCCTGCGGCCCACCACGAAGCTCGTCTACGCCGAGACGCCGTGCAACCCCCTCCTGAAGCTGACCGACCTGGCCGCGGTGTCCGCCCTGGCACATGAGGCCGGGGCCCTCCTGGCCGTCGATGCCACCCTCGCGACGCCCATCGGCCTCCGCCCGCTCACCCTGGGTGCTGACTTCGTCCTCCATTCCTTGACCAAGTACATCGGCGGTCATGGGGATGTGCTGGGAGGGGTCATCATCGGAGGAAAGAGCGCGCTGGCGGCGCTGCGCCAAGAGGCGCTCGTCCACCTGGGGGCCGTGCTCCACGCCTTCCCCGCCTGGTTGATCCTGCGCAGCCTGTCCACCTTGCCCCAGCGCATGGCGGCCCATGCCGCCACCGCCCGGGCAGTGGCCGGGTTCCTGGAGACGCACCCGCGCGTGCGCCGCGTCCTCTACCCTGGGCTGGACTCCCACCCGCAGGCGGCGCTCGCCCGCCAGCAGATGTCCAACACCTCGGGCATGGTGACCTTCCAGACGGAGGAGGGCCCCGCCATGGCGCGCCAGCTCGCGCGGAAGCTGAAGCTCATCCAGTACGCCGTCTCCCTCGGCAAGCCGCACAGCCTTCTGTTCTACCTGCCCACGGAGGACCTCCAGCGCAGCTCCTTCCAACTGCCCCCGGAGCTGCTGGCGCGCTACCGGGCGTGGGCTGGGGATGGCGTCTTCCGCCTGTCCGTGGGGCTCGAGGCCCCGGAGGATCTCATTCGCGATCTGGAGCAGGCCCTGTCGCCCGCTGACGCCCGCTGA